The genome window CGCGTCCTGCATTATCGAGAATGCGTGTTGCACTGCGCCATCGAGACGTTCGTAAATTTCAGGCCGCAAGGTCTTTACCCAAGTCTCGATGGTTGGCTCATCAATCCATTGCCCATCAAATCCAAAAGTTTGTCCTATTTGTCGCCACAACAACCCAGCGACTAAGTCATGCAAACTTCCCCATGGCTTACACAAAGTTTGTCGTTGTCGCTTTTCCGGCAATTGCTGAAGGTACCAATCGACAACATCTGCCAGCTGACGCCATGCTAGCCATACACACCCCTGATAATGAACATAAGCCGCCTGTCGTTCATCGGCGATGTCAGTGACGGCGACTGCGTCGGCTCGCCAGGGCCGGCGCTCGTCCTTTGAGACCGGTGCAAGCGCGAGAAATTGTTGAATACGTATGCCACTTTCCGTCCGGCACACCTTTTGCGGCACTCGAAAACCGGCTGGCCAATGGGGCCAGCATTCAACCGGTCGTGCAGTTGGCGCCGATTCTGGCATTTTTATGTCCGTATCGAGCGACTTAAGAAGGCGATCAAAATCCCGCCCTTCAGCAAGCACTTTGCCCTGCTCATCGACAATCCGAAACCGCATCCGCAGATGTGCAGGCAGCGCTGTGACCTCAAAATCATCCGGTGTCAACTCAATCCCCGTCATCTTGGTCAAGGCGAGACAGAGTTCGGTGAGCAGCTCACCGCTGCGGTCCATGCGCTCCAATGCGGCGCGAGCAAAATCGGGCGCGGGCACAAAATTGCGACGCAAGTTTTTAGGGAGCGTCTTGATTAAAGCGGTCACTTTCTCATGCGTCAGTGATGGCACCATCCAGTCAAACTGTTTGGCATCCAAATCGCCTACGAGACGAACGGGCACCGTCACCGTCACACCATCATGCTCAGACCCGGGCTCAAAGCAATACGACAGCGGCAATTCAATGGCGCCCATTTTCCAAAACTTGGGCATAGCCACCGGCGTGTCCTGTTCGCTTCGTCTGAGTTCCTCCGGTTTGAATATCCAATCGTTTAAAGCCTGCGGTGACTGTCGTCGCAGCCATTTCTCCAACTGCGGCATACGCGTGATCGATGTCGGCACCCGCGCATTCCAAAGCTCGAATAAGACGTCATCATCCACGAGTCGGTCACGACGTCGCGCCATCGCCTCTTCTTCCTTGACCTGGTCAATGGCCTTCCAACAGGCCAAAATGGCGCGTGACCGTGTCTGCCACTGGCGCGCCATTAGCCCCTCGCGAATGAGCAACGCTCGTGCCGTCTTCTTATCCGTTTCATCCAAAGGTACAGGATGACGCCCCTCAACGATCAGGCCAAATAGGCTACGTTGCCGCTCAATCATTGCCATGCCGCGCCGTTTCGACCAAAACGCATCAAAATAGGTGGTTTTGAGTAGATGCGGTACGACGTCAATGGTCCATTTCGGATCAATGACCGCCGCTATGGAGGCGAAAATACTACGCGTTTCAATGATTTCGCCGGCCACAACCCACTTAGGGTTGCGTTTCTTTTCCTGAGGAAGCCGCGCAAAAATAGCTGAACTGCGTATGAGCTTAAAGCGCATATGTCGGGCCCCCTGGTAGTCCCCTTCTGCTGTTTTCTGCCCCACTCTATCCGGGAAACCCACCAACAGCGCCTTATGTAAATTCTCATAATCACCTGGCTGTTCATTGGCCCGCCAGCCAAGTCGGCGACAAATATCCATGATTTGACGAAACGTCTCCCACCAGTCCCGCATGCGTAGCCAAGACAGCATTTCTTTTTTCAATTGTTTGCGAAGCTGACTTCCCGATAACGTCTGTTTAAGGTCATGGACGTAATTCCACAAATTGACCCAAGACCAAAAATCTGACGCTTCGGTATCGAAGCGACGG of Gammaproteobacteria bacterium contains these proteins:
- the hrpA gene encoding ATP-dependent RNA helicase HrpA → MEQWPNSKQALEHCLRQVPEELADKLRREWHKLQKSRQRGQMSEHAVAQWQKRFEMAAGLQSRKLSLWPKDIAFPEALPVCQRLNDISALLSEHQVIIVAGETGSGKTTQLPKMCMQQGRGQRALIGHTQPRRLAARSVASRLSEELGPTGEQLVGYKIRFDDKVPETAAVAVMTDGVLLAELKSDPLLKRYDTLIIDEAHERSLNIDFILGYLKRLLPKRPDLKVIVTSATIETEKFSRHFGGAPVIEVSGRTYPVDIRYRPLTEPDEDVAREPIDGILLAVDELDREGPGDILVFLPGEREIRDTATALRQHYGPSREVLPLYARLSKAEQQRIFRPSNGRRIVLATNVAETSLTVPGIRYVIDTGLVRINRYSRRNKIARLPVEPVSQASANQRAGRCGRVASGICIRLYSEDDFASRPEFTDPEIKRVHLASVILKMLDLGLKDVERFPFLEPPERRDWRDGYRLLAMLNAIDQHGRLTRVGRWMAQLPLDPRLAAIIIAARQRHCLKEAAVICAGLSVVDPRERPFEKRQRADELHRRFDTEASDFWSWVNLWNYVHDLKQTLSGSQLRKQLKKEMLSWLRMRDWWETFRQIMDICRRLGWRANEQPGDYENLHKALLVGFPDRVGQKTAEGDYQGARHMRFKLIRSSAIFARLPQEKKRNPKWVVAGEIIETRSIFASIAAVIDPKWTIDVVPHLLKTTYFDAFWSKRRGMAMIERQRSLFGLIVEGRHPVPLDETDKKTARALLIREGLMARQWQTRSRAILACWKAIDQVKEEEAMARRRDRLVDDDVLFELWNARVPTSITRMPQLEKWLRRQSPQALNDWIFKPEELRRSEQDTPVAMPKFWKMGAIELPLSYCFEPGSEHDGVTVTVPVRLVGDLDAKQFDWMVPSLTHEKVTALIKTLPKNLRRNFVPAPDFARAALERMDRSGELLTELCLALTKMTGIELTPDDFEVTALPAHLRMRFRIVDEQGKVLAEGRDFDRLLKSLDTDIKMPESAPTARPVECWPHWPAGFRVPQKVCRTESGIRIQQFLALAPVSKDERRPWRADAVAVTDIADERQAAYVHYQGCVWLAWRQLADVVDWYLQQLPEKRQRQTLCKPWGSLHDLVAGLLWRQIGQTFGFDGQWIDEPTIETWVKTLRPEIYERLDGAVQHAFSIMQDA